From one Streptomyces sp. CA-210063 genomic stretch:
- a CDS encoding Tat pathway signal sequence domain protein — MSGVGPVEPGEGTRAWDMPQADAAPVPHAPHGRCAQVYVRHRRAVYAVAAAVVVLAGGGYLYATRPEPAPPPEAPYPSQTVGVSYLGPLTGGAPRGSFAFEVELSVRSGPPVTVERMTQPYVGLSLTTDPRIPVRIATDVSRKLAITMRVTECAKVPGNAGLPFLDVTLRNTRAIEAHSFILGERYAQDLSDALQVACSNKVASSPKS, encoded by the coding sequence GTGAGCGGGGTCGGCCCGGTGGAGCCGGGCGAGGGCACGCGCGCGTGGGACATGCCCCAAGCGGACGCCGCACCCGTGCCGCATGCTCCTCACGGGCGGTGCGCGCAGGTGTACGTCCGCCACCGCCGGGCCGTGTACGCGGTGGCGGCGGCCGTCGTCGTCCTCGCGGGCGGCGGCTATCTGTACGCCACCCGGCCGGAGCCGGCCCCGCCGCCCGAGGCGCCGTACCCCTCCCAGACGGTCGGCGTCAGCTATCTCGGCCCGCTGACCGGCGGGGCACCGCGCGGGAGCTTCGCCTTCGAGGTGGAGCTGAGCGTGCGGTCGGGTCCCCCGGTCACGGTCGAGCGGATGACCCAGCCCTACGTGGGACTCTCCCTCACCACCGATCCACGCATTCCGGTACGGATCGCGACCGACGTGTCCCGGAAGCTGGCCATCACCATGCGCGTCACAGAATGCGCGAAAGTGCCGGGGAACGCCGGACTGCCTTTCCTGGATGTAACTCTACGTAATACGCGCGCAATAGAAGCGCACAGTTTCATCTTGGGTGAGCGCTACGCGCAGGACCTCTCCGACGCCCTTCAAGTCGCCTGTAGCAACAAAGTGGCATCATCACCAAAAAGCTGA
- a CDS encoding PaaI family thioesterase, protein MGEQHHVQFPQEVIDEYATLGIDLVAMFSAGHLGTRMGVQIVEASADRVVGTMPVEGNTQPYGLLHGGASAVLAETLGSVGSMLHAGSSKIAVGVDLNCTHHRGARSGLVTGVATPLHRGRSTATYEIVISDEAGKRVCTARLTCLLQDAPAKG, encoded by the coding sequence ATGGGCGAGCAGCACCACGTGCAGTTCCCGCAAGAGGTCATCGACGAGTACGCGACCCTCGGCATCGACCTGGTCGCGATGTTCTCCGCAGGGCACCTGGGCACCCGCATGGGCGTGCAGATCGTGGAGGCCTCGGCGGACCGGGTCGTCGGCACCATGCCGGTGGAGGGCAACACCCAGCCGTACGGGCTGCTGCACGGCGGCGCGTCCGCCGTGCTGGCGGAGACGCTGGGGTCGGTCGGCTCCATGCTGCACGCGGGCAGCTCCAAGATCGCCGTGGGCGTGGACCTGAACTGCACGCACCACCGTGGCGCCCGGTCCGGGCTGGTGACCGGTGTCGCCACGCCCTTGCACCGGGGGCGCTCGACGGCGACGTACGAGATCGTCATCAGCGACGAGGCAGGCAAGCGGGTGTGCACGGCCCGGCTGACGTGTCTGCTGCAGGACGCACCCGCCAAGGGATGA
- a CDS encoding FdhF/YdeP family oxidoreductase encodes MAGKAPKSDPVQDAPQVAEPKHAAAGLPAIGHTLRIAQQQMGVKRTALTLLRVNQKDGFDCPGCAWPEPDHRHAAEFCENGAKAVAEEATLRRVTPEFFATHSVADLATRSGYWLGQQGRLTHPMYLPEGGDRYEPVSWERAFDIVAEELKALASPDEALFYTSGRTSNEAAFLYQLFAREFGTNNLPDCSNMCHESSGSALTETIGIGKGSVLLEDLYKADLIVVAGQNPGTNHPRMLSALEKAKANGAKIITVNPLPEAGLERFKNPQTPQGMLKGAALTDLFLQIRIGGDQALFRLLNKLILETEGAVDEGFVGEHTHGFEEFAAAARAADWDETLTATGLDREQIQEALRMVLASERTIVCWAMGLTQHKHAVPTIREVVNFLLLRGNIGRPGAGVCPVRGHSNVQGDRTMGIFERPAPAFLDALEKEFGFAPPREHGYDVVRAIKAMRDDKAKVFFAMGGNFVSASPDTEVTEAAMRRARLTVHVSTKLNRSHAVTGARALILPTLGRTERDLQGGGEQFVTVEDSMGMVHASRGRLEPASGQLLSEPAIVCRLARRVLGEDSRTPWEEFEKDYATIRDRIARVVPGFQDFNARVADPSGFALPHAPRDERRFPTATGKANFTAAPVEYPELPQGRLLLQTLRSHDQYNTTIYGLDDRYRGIKNGRRVVLVNPEDARELKVADGSYVDLVSEWKDGIERRAPGFRVVHYPTARGCAAAYYPETNVLVPLDATADTSNTPASKSVVVRLEQSSTD; translated from the coding sequence ATGGCCGGCAAGGCGCCGAAGAGTGATCCGGTTCAGGACGCGCCGCAGGTCGCGGAGCCGAAGCATGCGGCGGCGGGCCTGCCGGCGATCGGGCACACCCTGCGGATCGCGCAGCAGCAGATGGGTGTGAAGCGGACCGCTCTGACGCTGCTGCGGGTCAATCAGAAGGACGGCTTCGACTGCCCGGGCTGCGCCTGGCCTGAGCCGGACCACCGGCACGCGGCGGAGTTCTGCGAGAACGGCGCGAAGGCGGTCGCCGAGGAGGCCACGCTGCGCCGGGTCACCCCGGAGTTCTTCGCCACCCACTCCGTCGCCGACCTCGCCACCCGCAGTGGCTACTGGCTGGGCCAGCAGGGCCGGCTCACGCACCCCATGTATCTCCCCGAAGGGGGCGACCGGTACGAGCCGGTGTCCTGGGAGCGTGCCTTCGACATCGTCGCCGAGGAGCTGAAGGCCCTCGCCTCCCCCGACGAGGCGCTCTTCTACACCTCCGGCCGGACGAGCAACGAGGCCGCGTTCCTGTACCAGCTGTTCGCCCGCGAGTTCGGTACGAACAACCTGCCGGACTGCTCCAACATGTGCCACGAGTCGTCGGGCTCGGCGCTCACCGAGACGATCGGCATCGGCAAGGGCAGCGTCCTGCTGGAGGACCTCTACAAGGCCGATCTGATCGTCGTCGCCGGGCAGAATCCGGGGACGAATCATCCTCGTATGCTCTCCGCGCTGGAGAAGGCCAAGGCGAACGGCGCGAAGATCATCACCGTCAATCCGCTGCCCGAGGCCGGCCTGGAGCGGTTCAAGAACCCGCAGACCCCGCAGGGCATGCTCAAGGGCGCCGCCCTCACCGACCTGTTCCTCCAGATCCGCATCGGCGGCGACCAGGCCCTCTTCCGCCTCCTCAACAAGCTGATCCTGGAGACGGAGGGCGCGGTCGACGAGGGGTTCGTCGGCGAACACACGCACGGCTTCGAGGAGTTCGCCGCGGCCGCCCGCGCCGCCGACTGGGACGAGACGCTCACGGCGACCGGCCTCGACCGGGAACAGATCCAAGAGGCCCTGCGCATGGTCCTCGCCTCCGAGCGCACCATCGTCTGCTGGGCCATGGGCCTCACCCAGCACAAGCACGCGGTACCGACCATCCGCGAGGTGGTCAACTTCCTTCTCCTGCGCGGCAACATCGGCCGCCCGGGCGCGGGTGTGTGCCCGGTGCGCGGTCACTCGAACGTGCAGGGCGACCGCACGATGGGCATCTTCGAGCGGCCCGCCCCGGCGTTCCTGGACGCCCTGGAGAAGGAGTTCGGCTTCGCGCCGCCCCGGGAGCACGGTTACGACGTCGTACGGGCCATCAAGGCCATGCGCGACGACAAGGCGAAGGTGTTCTTCGCGATGGGCGGCAACTTCGTGTCGGCGTCCCCCGACACGGAGGTGACGGAGGCGGCGATGCGCCGGGCCCGGCTGACCGTGCACGTGTCGACGAAGCTGAACCGCTCGCACGCGGTCACGGGCGCGCGGGCGCTGATCCTGCCCACCCTGGGCCGCACCGAGCGTGATCTCCAGGGCGGCGGCGAGCAGTTCGTGACCGTCGAGGACTCGATGGGCATGGTGCACGCCTCACGCGGCCGTCTGGAGCCCGCGAGCGGCCAGCTGCTGTCCGAGCCGGCGATCGTGTGCCGGCTCGCCCGGCGGGTGCTCGGCGAGGACAGCCGTACGCCGTGGGAGGAGTTCGAGAAGGACTACGCGACGATCCGCGACCGCATCGCGCGCGTGGTGCCCGGTTTCCAGGACTTCAACGCGCGCGTGGCCGACCCGAGCGGCTTCGCCCTCCCGCACGCCCCGCGCGACGAGCGCCGCTTCCCCACGGCCACCGGCAAGGCCAACTTCACGGCCGCCCCGGTCGAGTACCCGGAGCTGCCCCAGGGCCGCCTGCTGCTGCAGACGCTGCGCTCGCACGACCAGTACAACACCACGATCTACGGCCTGGACGACCGCTACCGCGGCATCAAGAACGGCCGCCGGGTCGTCCTGGTCAACCCCGAGGACGCCCGGGAGCTGAAGGTCGCCGACGGCTCGTACGTCGACCTGGTGAGCGAGTGGAAGGACGGAATCGAGCGCCGCGCGCCCGGCTTCCGGGTGGTGCACTACCCGACGGCCCGTGGCTGCGCCGCCGCGTACTACCCCGAGACCAACGTCCTGGTGCCGCTGGACGCCACCGCGGACACCAGCAACACCCCGGCCAGCAAGTCCGTCGTGGTCCGTCTGGAACAATCGTCCACCGACTGA
- the polA gene encoding DNA polymerase I: protein MAETGSKKTDSTPGGSRPRLMLMDGHSLAYRAFFALPAENFTTATGQPTNAIYGFASMLANTLRDEAPTHFAVAFDVSRKTWRSEEFTEYKANRSKTPDEFKGQVELIGELLDAMHAVRFAVDGFEADDIIATLATQAEAEGFEVLIVTGDRDSFQLVSEHTTVLYPTKGVSELTRFTPEKVIEKYGLTPAQYPDFAALRGDPSDNLPGIPGVGEKTAAKWINQFGSFADLVERVEEVKGKAGQNLRDHLEAVKLNRRLTEMVRTVELPKVVADLERAAYDRTAVAMVLDTLEIRNPSLRERLLAVDPGAEESDAGQPAAPGVAVDGTVLGSGELAPWLTEHGTEVLGVATVDAWALGTGSVAEIALAAAGGAAAWFDPTQLDEADETAWAAWLADAAKPKVFHNAKGAMRVFAEHGWTVEGVDMDTALAAYLVKPGRRSFDLDALSLEYLGRELAPAATADGQLAFGADEGAEADALMVQARAILDLGEAFGERLKEVGAAELLRDVELPTSALLARMERHGIAADRAHLEAMEQMFAGAVQQAVKEAHAAAGHEFNLGSPKQLQEVLFGELGLPKTKRTKTGYTTDADALAWLAGQTDNELPVIMLRHREQAKLRVTVEGLIKTIAGDGRIHTTFNQTVAATGRLSSVDPNLQNIPVRTDEGRAIRRGFVVGEGFESLMTADYSQIELRVMAHLSEDAGLIEAFTSGEDLHTTAAAQVFGVEPSAVDAEMRRKIKAMSYGLAYGLSAFGLSQQLNIDAGEARALMDAYFERFGGVRDYLRRAVDEARATGYTATLFGRRRYLPDLNSDNRQRREAAERMALNAPIQGTAADIVKIAMLNVGRALEEAGLASRMLLQVHDEIVLEIAPGERDRTEQLLRHEMANAVHLRAPLDVSVGYGPDWESAAH, encoded by the coding sequence GTGGCAGAGACAGGATCGAAGAAGACCGACAGCACCCCCGGCGGCAGCCGTCCCCGGCTCATGCTCATGGACGGGCACTCGCTGGCCTACCGCGCGTTCTTCGCGCTGCCCGCGGAGAACTTCACGACGGCGACGGGCCAGCCGACCAACGCGATCTACGGCTTCGCGTCGATGCTGGCGAACACGCTGCGCGACGAGGCGCCCACCCACTTCGCGGTCGCGTTCGACGTCTCCCGCAAGACCTGGCGCTCCGAGGAGTTCACCGAGTACAAGGCGAACCGCTCGAAGACCCCGGACGAGTTCAAGGGCCAGGTCGAGCTGATCGGCGAGCTGCTCGACGCGATGCACGCCGTGCGCTTCGCGGTCGACGGCTTCGAGGCCGACGACATCATCGCCACACTCGCCACCCAGGCCGAGGCCGAGGGCTTCGAGGTCCTCATCGTCACCGGCGACCGCGACTCCTTCCAGCTCGTCAGCGAGCACACCACCGTGCTCTACCCGACGAAGGGCGTCTCGGAGCTGACCCGGTTCACCCCGGAGAAGGTGATCGAGAAGTACGGCCTCACCCCCGCCCAGTACCCGGACTTCGCGGCCCTGCGCGGCGACCCGTCCGACAACCTGCCCGGCATCCCCGGTGTCGGCGAGAAGACCGCCGCGAAGTGGATCAACCAGTTCGGTTCGTTCGCGGATCTCGTCGAGCGCGTCGAGGAGGTCAAGGGCAAGGCCGGACAGAACCTCCGTGACCACCTGGAGGCCGTCAAGCTCAACCGCCGCCTCACCGAAATGGTGCGCACGGTCGAACTGCCCAAGGTCGTCGCCGACTTGGAGCGCGCCGCGTACGACCGCACGGCCGTCGCGATGGTCCTGGACACCCTGGAGATCCGCAACCCGTCGCTGCGCGAGCGCCTGCTGGCCGTCGACCCGGGCGCCGAGGAGTCCGACGCCGGTCAGCCGGCCGCCCCGGGTGTCGCGGTGGACGGCACGGTGCTCGGCTCCGGCGAGCTGGCCCCCTGGCTCACCGAGCACGGCACGGAGGTCCTCGGCGTCGCCACGGTCGACGCATGGGCGCTCGGCACGGGCTCGGTCGCCGAGATCGCGCTCGCCGCGGCCGGCGGAGCGGCCGCCTGGTTCGACCCGACGCAGCTGGACGAGGCGGACGAGACCGCGTGGGCGGCCTGGCTCGCCGACGCCGCCAAGCCGAAGGTGTTCCACAACGCCAAGGGCGCCATGCGGGTCTTCGCCGAGCACGGCTGGACCGTCGAGGGCGTCGACATGGACACCGCGCTCGCCGCCTACCTGGTGAAGCCGGGCCGCCGCTCCTTCGACCTGGACGCGCTGTCCCTGGAGTACCTGGGCCGGGAGCTGGCCCCCGCCGCCACGGCCGACGGCCAGCTGGCGTTCGGCGCGGACGAGGGTGCCGAGGCCGACGCGCTGATGGTGCAGGCCCGCGCGATCCTCGACCTCGGCGAGGCCTTCGGGGAGCGTCTGAAGGAAGTGGGTGCCGCCGAACTCCTCCGTGACGTGGAGCTGCCCACCTCCGCGCTCCTTGCCCGTATGGAGCGCCACGGCATCGCGGCGGACCGGGCCCATCTGGAGGCCATGGAGCAGATGTTCGCGGGCGCCGTGCAGCAGGCGGTGAAGGAGGCGCACGCGGCGGCCGGGCACGAGTTCAACCTGGGCTCGCCCAAGCAGCTCCAGGAAGTCCTCTTCGGCGAGCTGGGTCTGCCCAAGACCAAGCGCACCAAGACGGGCTACACCACGGACGCGGACGCCCTCGCCTGGCTCGCCGGCCAGACGGACAACGAACTGCCGGTCATCATGCTCCGCCACCGCGAGCAGGCGAAGCTCCGCGTCACCGTCGAGGGCCTGATCAAGACGATCGCCGGGGACGGCCGCATCCACACCACCTTCAACCAGACGGTCGCCGCCACGGGCCGCCTCTCCTCGGTGGACCCGAACCTCCAGAACATCCCGGTCCGTACCGACGAGGGCCGTGCCATCCGTCGCGGCTTCGTCGTCGGCGAGGGCTTCGAGTCCCTGATGACGGCGGACTACAGCCAGATCGAGCTCCGCGTGATGGCCCACCTCTCCGAGGACGCGGGCCTGATCGAGGCGTTCACCTCCGGCGAGGACCTGCACACCACGGCGGCCGCTCAGGTCTTCGGGGTCGAGCCCTCAGCGGTGGACGCGGAGATGCGCCGCAAGATCAAGGCGATGTCGTACGGCCTGGCCTACGGCCTGTCCGCGTTCGGCCTCTCCCAGCAGCTGAACATCGACGCGGGTGAGGCCCGCGCCCTGATGGACGCGTACTTCGAGCGTTTCGGCGGCGTCCGGGACTATCTGCGCCGGGCGGTCGACGAGGCGCGCGCGACGGGCTACACGGCCACGCTCTTCGGCCGCCGCCGCTACCTCCCCGACCTCAACAGCGACAACCGCCAGCGCCGCGAGGCGGCCGAGCGGATGGCCCTCAACGCCCCCATCCAGGGCACCGCCGCGGACATCGTCAAGATCGCCATGTTGAACGTGGGACGCGCCCTCGAAGAGGCCGGCCTCGCCTCCCGCATGCTCCTCCAGGTCCACGACGAAATCGTCCTCGAAATCGCCCCCGGCGAACGCGACCGCACCGAACAACTCCTCCGCCACGAAATGGCCAACGCCGTACACCTGAGGGCCCCGTTGGACGTCTCCGTCGGGTACGGCCCGGACTGGGAGTCGGCGGCCCACTAG
- a CDS encoding DUF4184 family protein: MPFTLSHAAAVLPALRGNGTARGPLVPSVLVAGSFAPDMTYYLASVLPEAMEFGDVTHSFAGVFTVDVLVTWALVGLWLVLREPLVALVPPGRQGRVAALVRCGAGTRRFGPSLALWWYVSAALGSLTHVVWDAFTHLDRWGMRLFPVLGEEIAGSPLYWYFQYVGSAVAAVVIAVFVTLALRRQPAAPPVGVPVLSSADRWVAGAVIGGCALVAAVQRVALWWAHRGSVAKPYEVIPTVCFGAGAGLVLGVVLYGVGVRVWRPAPSASEPTVDAAADSSVPR, from the coding sequence TTGCCCTTCACGCTCAGCCATGCGGCCGCCGTACTGCCCGCCCTGCGGGGGAACGGGACCGCGCGCGGGCCGCTGGTGCCCTCGGTGCTCGTCGCCGGTTCGTTCGCGCCCGACATGACCTACTACCTGGCGAGTGTGCTGCCCGAGGCCATGGAGTTCGGCGATGTCACGCACTCCTTCGCCGGGGTCTTCACCGTCGATGTCCTCGTCACCTGGGCGCTGGTGGGGTTGTGGCTGGTGCTCCGTGAACCGCTGGTCGCGTTGGTGCCGCCGGGGCGGCAGGGGCGGGTGGCCGCGCTGGTGCGCTGCGGGGCGGGAACACGGCGGTTCGGTCCCTCGCTCGCCCTGTGGTGGTACGTCTCCGCCGCCCTCGGCTCGCTGACCCATGTCGTCTGGGACGCGTTCACGCATCTTGACCGGTGGGGGATGCGGCTGTTCCCCGTCCTCGGCGAGGAGATCGCGGGCTCACCGCTCTACTGGTACTTCCAGTACGTCGGCTCCGCGGTCGCGGCGGTCGTGATCGCCGTCTTCGTCACGCTGGCCCTGCGCCGGCAGCCGGCGGCCCCGCCCGTGGGCGTGCCGGTGCTCTCCTCGGCCGACCGGTGGGTGGCGGGCGCCGTCATCGGGGGCTGCGCGCTGGTCGCGGCGGTGCAGCGGGTGGCCCTCTGGTGGGCGCACCGGGGATCGGTCGCCAAGCCGTACGAGGTGATCCCGACCGTGTGCTTCGGGGCGGGCGCCGGGCTTGTGCTCGGTGTGGTCCTCTACGGCGTGGGTGTCAGGGTGTGGCGCCCGGCTCCTTCCGCTTCGGAGCCCACCGTCGACGCGGCGGCGGACAGCTCGGTCCCCCGCTGA
- a CDS encoding lytic transglycosylase domain-containing protein, whose product MAAQFGLRLRKGAATTALAAATVAALAASQAPGVTTDSAGRQTAGAPSPDATPQADDTASGNSQYYTDLPPLDSPTPTPGTGDTSGTTAGIPATVLDAYKKAEASLRDSKPGCNLPWQLLAAIGKVESGQARGGRVDAGGTTIGKILGPQLNGNGFANISDTDNGAYDGDSTHDRAVGPMQFIPSTWEWAGRDGNDDGAKDPNNIYDAALAAGHYLCRFDWDLSNDGNLRSAILSYNNSTAYYNTVMSWLEYYRKGAHEIPDGTGSLPETPSGNGNGNGDSTGSGSGSGGADDSTPSPKPPKTDKPENPDKPDPGEPDGDGTNTPAPPTTTPPETPTDTVHHVENAGASTFTAMAGDTFADKLVARTETKAGQAVAKVRVRFTIVGDTDTTFTGGENVATIVTDSTGKATAPALVAGEKTGDITVRATVVGRSVTALDYKATVTARQADALARTSTTALTCVPNGEFAEQVEVKATYRGEVADKVAVEATLIKSLLDVTENDKGPYFKDAEGKPVRTLTALETDENGLLKLPKLYSDDTTGTFLLRIETEGGATLTVELKVEAAAQTTTEPATPSPSA is encoded by the coding sequence ATGGCGGCGCAGTTCGGTTTGAGGCTCCGCAAGGGAGCGGCGACCACCGCTCTGGCCGCGGCCACGGTGGCGGCACTGGCCGCGTCCCAGGCCCCGGGAGTGACCACCGACAGCGCGGGCAGACAGACGGCCGGTGCGCCCTCGCCGGACGCGACCCCCCAGGCCGATGACACGGCGTCGGGCAACTCGCAGTACTACACGGACCTTCCGCCCCTCGACAGCCCCACCCCGACGCCGGGCACGGGCGACACCTCGGGCACGACCGCCGGCATACCCGCGACCGTCCTCGACGCCTACAAGAAGGCCGAGGCGTCCCTGCGCGACTCCAAGCCCGGCTGCAATCTGCCCTGGCAACTCCTCGCCGCCATCGGCAAGGTGGAGTCCGGTCAGGCCCGCGGCGGCCGCGTCGACGCCGGCGGCACGACGATCGGCAAGATCCTCGGCCCCCAGCTCAACGGCAACGGCTTCGCGAACATCAGCGACACCGACAACGGCGCGTACGACGGCGACAGCACGCACGACCGGGCGGTCGGCCCCATGCAGTTCATCCCCTCCACCTGGGAGTGGGCGGGCCGCGACGGCAACGACGACGGCGCCAAGGACCCCAACAACATCTACGACGCCGCACTCGCCGCCGGCCACTACCTGTGCCGCTTCGACTGGGACCTGTCCAACGACGGGAACCTGCGCAGCGCGATCCTCAGCTACAACAACTCGACGGCGTACTACAACACCGTCATGTCGTGGCTGGAGTACTACCGCAAGGGTGCCCACGAGATCCCGGACGGCACCGGCTCCCTGCCCGAGACGCCCAGCGGCAACGGCAACGGCAACGGCGACAGCACGGGCAGCGGCAGCGGCAGCGGCGGCGCCGACGACTCCACGCCGAGCCCGAAGCCGCCGAAGACGGACAAGCCGGAGAACCCGGATAAGCCGGACCCCGGCGAGCCGGACGGCGACGGTACGAACACCCCGGCGCCGCCCACCACCACGCCGCCCGAGACGCCCACCGACACGGTGCACCACGTGGAGAACGCGGGCGCGTCGACCTTCACGGCCATGGCCGGCGACACCTTCGCCGACAAGCTCGTCGCCCGCACCGAGACCAAGGCGGGCCAGGCCGTGGCGAAGGTCCGGGTCCGCTTCACCATCGTCGGCGACACGGACACCACCTTCACCGGCGGCGAGAACGTCGCGACGATCGTCACCGACAGCACCGGCAAGGCCACCGCGCCCGCGCTCGTGGCCGGCGAGAAGACCGGCGACATCACGGTCCGTGCCACCGTCGTGGGCCGTTCCGTGACCGCCCTCGACTACAAGGCGACCGTCACCGCCCGCCAGGCCGACGCCCTCGCCCGGACGAGCACCACCGCGCTGACCTGCGTCCCGAACGGCGAGTTCGCCGAGCAGGTCGAGGTCAAGGCCACCTACCGGGGCGAGGTCGCGGACAAGGTGGCGGTCGAGGCGACCCTCATCAAGTCGCTCCTCGACGTCACCGAGAACGACAAGGGCCCCTACTTCAAGGACGCCGAGGGCAAGCCCGTACGCACCCTGACGGCCCTGGAGACGGACGAGAACGGCCTGCTCAAGCTGCCGAAGCTCTACTCGGACGACACCACCGGCACGTTCCTGCTCCGCATCGAGACCGAGGGCGGCGCGACGCTCACGGTCGAACTGAAGGTGGAGGCGGCGGCCCAGACGACGACCGAGCCGGCGACGCCGAGCCCCAGCGCGTAG
- a CDS encoding SPW_0924 family protein codes for MRALIAAATGLALAFVLAFTITTWGSPTGETSPKPLLTTVPAHP; via the coding sequence ATGCGCGCCCTGATCGCCGCCGCGACCGGTCTGGCCCTCGCCTTCGTCCTGGCGTTCACGATCACGACGTGGGGCTCACCCACGGGTGAGACCTCACCCAAACCGTTGCTGACGACGGTGCCCGCACACCCGTAA
- a CDS encoding DUF3068 domain-containing protein — MRRRAGLILLTLAVFCTALSPLLRWYVFPNLAKIPANQYQDMVLEAKDATLLDYGTMTERTVPKVTIVQTLKGNVEASEEIEKNTDRDVVVWDGLSYVQGPDGEMVSRIPERYIFDAHTQEPVHAKGEMVDGDPVKREGLEFKWPFLTEKRDYEYFDAQARITAPIHYKGTQDFRGVEVHYFEQTIPWTKVPFPRTMPVEGITRETVAETGTTRWYTTVRRFWVEPVTGAPVYGEEIHKEELRGGTLLGDREKVTAFAGHVKMREDYIEHTVDLVKSQRVLVLLLTSYLPWGFLGLGLLLLAFSLYVEARGRRPGEPESSKPPAPEPVTA, encoded by the coding sequence ATGCGCCGTAGGGCCGGCCTGATCCTGCTCACGCTCGCCGTGTTCTGCACGGCGCTGTCCCCACTGCTGCGCTGGTACGTCTTCCCGAACCTGGCCAAGATCCCGGCGAACCAGTACCAGGACATGGTCCTGGAGGCGAAGGACGCCACCCTCCTCGACTACGGCACGATGACCGAGCGGACGGTCCCGAAGGTCACCATCGTGCAGACCCTCAAGGGCAACGTGGAGGCCTCCGAGGAGATCGAGAAGAACACCGACCGGGACGTCGTCGTCTGGGACGGCCTGTCGTACGTCCAGGGCCCGGACGGCGAGATGGTCTCCAGGATCCCCGAGCGGTACATCTTCGACGCCCACACGCAGGAACCCGTCCACGCCAAGGGCGAGATGGTCGACGGCGACCCCGTGAAGCGGGAGGGTCTGGAATTCAAGTGGCCCTTCCTCACGGAGAAGAGGGACTACGAGTACTTCGACGCCCAGGCCCGGATCACGGCCCCCATCCACTACAAGGGCACCCAGGACTTCCGGGGCGTGGAGGTCCACTACTTCGAACAGACCATCCCCTGGACCAAGGTCCCCTTCCCCCGGACCATGCCCGTCGAGGGCATCACCCGGGAGACGGTCGCCGAGACGGGCACGACCCGCTGGTACACCACGGTCCGCAGGTTCTGGGTCGAACCCGTCACCGGCGCGCCCGTCTACGGCGAGGAGATCCACAAGGAGGAACTCCGCGGCGGCACGCTCCTGGGCGACCGGGAGAAGGTGACCGCGTTCGCCGGCCACGTGAAGATGCGCGAGGACTACATCGAACACACCGTCGACCTCGTCAAGTCCCAGCGTGTCCTCGTCCTCCTGCTGACCTCCTACCTGCCCTGGGGTTTCCTGGGTCTGGGACTCCTGCTCCTCGCCTTCTCCCTGTACGTCGAGGCCCGTGGCCGCAGGCCCGGCGAACCGGAGTCCAGCAAACCCCCGGCGCCCGAGCCGGTCACCGCCTGA